One part of the Streptomyces ferrugineus genome encodes these proteins:
- a CDS encoding glycosyltransferase family 2 protein, with amino-acid sequence MSSVLRPAVADHGPSPAGKYRPVSSHLAIAPPVSVVIPAMNEAENLPYVFKTLPEWIHEVVLVDGNSTDDTVDVARELWPEVKVVRQRGKGKGDALITGFEAATGDIIVMVDADGSADGNEILSYVSALVSGADFAKGSRFANGGGTDDMTPIRKLGNWALCTAVNRKFGARYTDLCYGYNAFWRHCLDKIDLDCTGFEVETLMNIRVVKAGLKVQEIPSHEYLRIHGTSNLRAVRDGLRVLKVILKERSNRRALRRSRNHSPMLDSVRGDAS; translated from the coding sequence ATGAGTTCTGTTCTGCGCCCGGCGGTCGCGGACCACGGTCCGTCACCGGCCGGCAAATACCGGCCCGTCTCCTCACACCTGGCCATCGCGCCGCCGGTGAGCGTGGTGATCCCGGCCATGAACGAGGCGGAGAATCTGCCGTACGTCTTCAAGACCCTTCCGGAGTGGATCCACGAGGTGGTCCTGGTGGACGGCAACTCCACCGACGACACCGTCGACGTGGCCCGGGAGCTGTGGCCCGAGGTGAAGGTCGTGCGGCAGCGCGGAAAGGGCAAGGGGGATGCCCTGATCACCGGGTTCGAGGCGGCCACCGGCGACATCATCGTGATGGTCGACGCGGACGGCTCGGCCGACGGCAACGAGATCCTGTCGTATGTCTCCGCCCTGGTCTCGGGCGCCGACTTCGCCAAGGGGTCCCGTTTCGCCAACGGCGGCGGCACCGACGACATGACGCCCATCCGCAAGCTGGGCAACTGGGCGCTGTGCACGGCCGTCAACCGCAAGTTCGGCGCCCGCTACACCGATCTCTGCTATGGATACAACGCGTTCTGGCGGCACTGCCTGGACAAGATCGACCTCGACTGCACCGGCTTCGAGGTGGAGACCCTGATGAACATCCGGGTCGTCAAGGCGGGGCTGAAGGTGCAGGAGATACCCAGCCACGAGTACCTCCGCATCCACGGCACGAGCAATCTGCGCGCCGTGCGGGACGGGCTGCGGGTGCTCAAGGTGATCCTCAAGGAGCGCTCCAACCGGCGTGCCCTGCGCCGCAGCAGGAACCACTCACCGATGCTCGACTCGGTTCGGGGCGATGCGTCTTGA
- a CDS encoding GNAT family N-acetyltransferase — protein sequence MDISVYRPGELSSADRAAWTSMQSKAHLHGSPELANPFLSPEFALAVGRCRRGVRIAVVREGGEPAAYFPFQRTASGVGRAIGLGVSDAQGVVHRPGFTWDARELLKACGLAVWEFDHLVEGQAAFEAEASGRYPSPVMDVDQGYEAYLTQLRERSPKFTRTTLAKERRLGRDHDGVRYVHDERDPAALRTLMAWKSAQYRRTGRSDRFAHEWITRLVEQLFHTRSEPFAGILSVLYAGGKPIAAHFGLRSERVLACWFPAYDPAFSKYSPGLVLHLRMAEAAAADGIAHLDLGRGQKEYKDSLKTRDLTVSEGWVTRRHPVAFGHRARRAPVRALRNTVQTRPELFEPADRLLKRMGKIRSERR from the coding sequence GTGGACATCAGCGTGTACCGCCCCGGGGAGCTCAGCTCCGCCGACCGGGCGGCGTGGACATCGATGCAGTCCAAGGCCCATCTGCACGGCTCACCCGAGCTCGCCAACCCCTTCCTGTCGCCCGAGTTCGCGCTCGCCGTCGGCCGCTGCCGGCGCGGGGTGCGGATCGCGGTCGTACGGGAGGGCGGCGAGCCGGCCGCGTACTTCCCGTTCCAGCGGACGGCGTCCGGCGTCGGACGGGCCATCGGTCTCGGCGTCTCGGACGCGCAGGGGGTGGTGCACCGGCCCGGGTTCACCTGGGACGCCCGGGAGCTGCTGAAGGCGTGCGGGCTGGCCGTGTGGGAGTTCGACCACCTGGTGGAGGGCCAGGCGGCGTTCGAGGCGGAGGCCTCCGGCAGATACCCGTCCCCGGTCATGGACGTCGATCAGGGGTACGAGGCGTACCTGACCCAACTCCGGGAGCGGTCACCGAAGTTCACACGGACGACGCTCGCCAAGGAGCGCAGGCTCGGCCGGGACCACGACGGCGTGCGCTATGTGCACGACGAGCGCGACCCCGCCGCGCTGCGCACACTGATGGCCTGGAAGTCCGCGCAGTACCGCAGGACCGGGCGCAGCGACCGCTTCGCGCACGAGTGGATCACCCGGCTGGTGGAGCAGCTCTTCCACACCCGCTCGGAGCCGTTCGCGGGGATCCTGTCGGTGCTGTACGCGGGCGGCAAGCCGATCGCCGCGCACTTCGGGCTGCGCAGCGAGCGGGTGCTGGCCTGCTGGTTCCCGGCGTACGACCCGGCGTTCTCGAAGTACTCGCCGGGTCTGGTGCTGCATCTGCGGATGGCCGAGGCGGCCGCCGCCGACGGCATCGCCCACCTCGACCTGGGCCGAGGCCAGAAGGAGTACAAGGACTCCCTGAAGACACGCGACCTGACGGTGTCGGAGGGGTGGGTGACCCGGCGTCACCCGGTCGCGTTCGGACACCGGGCACGCCGTGCCCCGGTCCGGGCGCTGCGCAACACGGTGCAGACACGGCCGGAGCTGTTCGAACCGGCGGACCGGCTCCTCAAGCGTATGGGGAAGATCCGCTCGGAACGTCGGTAA
- a CDS encoding S8 family peptidase has protein sequence MAQLRSSTLRFAAISGLVTAALVGSLTSLPAHAAPAEGKVLAAGSPTAVKDSYIVTLKKDAGLKAASGAGKSLIKEYGGAVNKTFGAALNGYSATLSATEARRLAADPAVASVEQNQTVHLADTTQSDAPWGLDRIDQTSLPLSGTYTYPDSAGSGVTAYVIDTGVRITHTQISGRASYGYDAVDGDTTASDGNGHGTHVATTIAGSTYGVAKKANIVAVRVLNNSGSGTTAGVIAGIDWVTANHSGPSVANMSLGGGASASLDTAVRNSIASGVTYAIAAGNSSANASSYSPARVTEAITVGATTSSDARASYSNYGSVLDIFAPGSSITAGWHTGDTATNTISGTSMAAPHVAGAAALYLASHTSATPATVASALTDGATGNVVTSPGSGSPNRLLKLVP, from the coding sequence ATGGCACAACTGCGTAGCAGCACACTCCGGTTCGCCGCGATATCCGGCCTGGTGACCGCCGCCCTCGTCGGCTCGCTCACCTCCCTCCCCGCCCACGCCGCCCCGGCCGAGGGCAAGGTCCTGGCCGCCGGCTCCCCCACAGCCGTCAAGGACAGCTACATCGTCACGCTGAAGAAGGACGCGGGCCTCAAGGCCGCCTCCGGCGCGGGCAAGAGCCTGATCAAGGAGTACGGCGGCGCGGTGAACAAGACGTTCGGCGCCGCCCTGAACGGCTACTCCGCCACCCTCTCCGCGACCGAGGCCAGAAGACTCGCCGCCGACCCGGCCGTGGCCTCCGTCGAGCAGAACCAGACGGTCCACCTGGCCGACACCACCCAGTCCGACGCCCCCTGGGGCCTGGACCGCATCGACCAGACCTCGCTGCCGCTCTCGGGCACCTACACCTACCCCGACAGCGCGGGCAGTGGTGTGACGGCCTATGTGATCGACACCGGTGTGCGCATCACCCACACCCAGATCAGCGGCCGTGCCTCCTACGGCTATGACGCGGTCGACGGCGACACCACCGCCTCCGACGGCAATGGTCACGGCACCCATGTGGCGACCACCATCGCCGGCTCGACCTACGGTGTGGCCAAGAAGGCGAACATCGTCGCGGTCCGGGTGCTCAACAACAGCGGCTCCGGCACCACGGCAGGGGTGATCGCGGGCATCGACTGGGTGACGGCGAACCACTCCGGCCCCTCGGTCGCCAACATGTCGCTCGGCGGCGGCGCCTCGGCCTCGCTGGACACGGCCGTGCGCAACTCCATCGCCAGCGGCGTGACCTACGCGATCGCGGCCGGCAACAGCAGCGCAAACGCCTCCTCGTACTCCCCCGCGCGGGTCACCGAGGCCATCACCGTCGGCGCCACCACCAGCTCCGACGCCCGGGCGAGCTACTCGAACTACGGCTCGGTCCTGGACATCTTCGCGCCGGGCTCGTCGATCACGGCGGGCTGGCACACCGGCGACACCGCGACGAACACCATCTCCGGCACGTCGATGGCCGCCCCGCACGTCGCCGGCGCGGCCGCGCTGTACCTGGCGAGCCACACCTCGGCCACACCGGCCACGGTGGCCTCGGCACTCACCGACGGCGCCACCGGCAATGTGGTCACCAGCCCCGGCAGCGGCTCACCGAACCGGCTGCTGAAGCTCGTTCCGTGA
- a CDS encoding SGNH/GDSL hydrolase family protein, translated as MRRSRLSVYVASLLLAVGTALTGAATAQAADTAATGGYVALGDSYSSGLGAGGYLGSSGDCKRSTKAYPYLWAAANSPSSFDFTACSGAQTGDVTAHQLGPLSAGTALVSITIGGNDAGFADIMTTCVLQGDSACVARINTAKAFVDSTLPGRLDAVYSAIRAKAPLAHVVVLGYPRFYKLGVSGCLGLSETKRRALNDAADYIDAATEKRALDHGFTFGDVRPTFTGHEICSGSSWMHAVNWLNIPESYHPTAAGQSGGYLPVLNSAA; from the coding sequence ATGAGACGTTCCCGACTTTCCGTATACGTCGCCTCACTCCTCCTCGCCGTCGGCACCGCCCTCACCGGGGCCGCCACCGCGCAGGCCGCCGACACCGCCGCAACCGGCGGCTATGTGGCGCTCGGCGACTCCTACTCCTCGGGCCTCGGCGCGGGCGGCTACCTGGGCTCCAGCGGCGACTGCAAGCGCAGCACAAAGGCGTACCCCTACCTGTGGGCCGCCGCGAATTCACCCTCGTCGTTCGACTTCACGGCCTGCTCGGGCGCTCAAACGGGTGATGTGACCGCCCACCAGCTCGGCCCGCTCAGCGCCGGCACCGCCCTGGTGTCCATCACGATCGGCGGCAACGACGCCGGTTTCGCCGACATCATGACGACCTGTGTGCTGCAGGGCGACAGCGCCTGCGTCGCCCGGATCAACACCGCCAAGGCGTTCGTCGACTCGACGCTGCCCGGCCGGCTCGACGCCGTCTACTCGGCCATCCGCGCCAAGGCCCCGCTCGCCCATGTCGTCGTCCTCGGCTACCCGCGCTTCTACAAGCTGGGCGTCTCCGGGTGCCTGGGCCTGTCGGAGACCAAACGCAGGGCGCTCAACGACGCCGCCGACTACATCGACGCCGCCACCGAGAAGCGCGCCCTGGACCACGGGTTCACCTTCGGCGATGTGCGGCCCACCTTCACCGGGCACGAGATCTGCTCCGGCAGCTCGTGGATGCACGCCGTCAACTGGCTCAACATCCCGGAGTCGTACCACCCGACGGCCGCGGGCCAGTCGGGTGGATATCTGCCGGTGCTGAACAGCGCGGCCTGA
- a CDS encoding serine/threonine-protein kinase gives MSEEHGSERVIAGRYRLLSPLGEGGMGTVWRARDEVLHREVAVKEVRAPAGLPASEVERMYARLEREAWAAARVANRNVVTVYDVATQDGRPWIVMELVRGISLAELLDAEGPLSPQRAAHIGAEVLAALRAAFEAGVLHRDVKPANVLLSNDGRVVLTDFGIAMVEGSSALTMTGEVIGSPEFLAPERALGRTPGPESDLWSLGVLLYAAVEGNSPFRQSTPLNTLRAIVDDELPPPRRAGPLAPVIEGLLRKDPAERLSAEQAEQDLRIIGAGGTPRADAVRATPYSPTVAEFPAPSRTAPTAPVPPPAPTRPVGAAVSSTAPVRPGRDRRTALTLIAGVAVLALAVAGLTYGLLNRGGDGGGAGGEHTTGQAGGGTSPRETEGESASGAQSPEPTAGESRTSAPAPQSVRVALTGSNLEYSGACPPPSGEAPAFTATFTVGRLPAQVTYRWVSEDGDVMDQGWKTLSFPEGGGRTKQDRAFVTTYDDSGTFENEISVEVRDPVETKSNSVPFSVTCETETPTDGVSPTPTESPDS, from the coding sequence GTGTCCGAAGAACACGGCAGTGAACGGGTGATCGCGGGGCGCTACCGCCTCCTGTCCCCGCTCGGCGAGGGCGGCATGGGCACCGTCTGGCGGGCCCGTGACGAGGTGCTGCACCGCGAGGTGGCGGTCAAGGAGGTGCGCGCGCCGGCCGGGCTTCCCGCGTCGGAGGTCGAGCGGATGTACGCCCGGCTGGAGCGCGAGGCGTGGGCGGCGGCGCGGGTCGCCAACCGCAATGTCGTCACGGTGTACGACGTGGCCACGCAGGACGGCCGGCCCTGGATCGTGATGGAGCTGGTCCGCGGCATCTCGCTGGCCGAGCTGCTGGACGCCGAGGGCCCGCTGAGCCCGCAGCGCGCGGCGCACATCGGCGCCGAGGTGCTGGCGGCGCTGCGGGCCGCGTTCGAGGCGGGCGTGCTGCACCGGGACGTGAAACCGGCCAACGTGCTGCTGTCGAACGACGGCCGGGTCGTGCTCACCGACTTCGGTATCGCGATGGTCGAGGGGAGCTCCGCGCTGACGATGACCGGCGAGGTCATCGGCTCCCCCGAGTTCCTGGCCCCGGAGCGGGCGCTCGGGCGCACGCCCGGCCCGGAGTCCGACCTGTGGTCCCTCGGCGTACTGCTGTACGCGGCGGTGGAGGGCAATTCCCCGTTCCGCCAGAGCACTCCGCTGAACACCCTGCGCGCGATCGTCGACGACGAGCTGCCCCCGCCGCGCCGGGCCGGTCCGCTCGCTCCCGTCATCGAGGGGCTGCTGCGCAAGGACCCGGCCGAGCGGCTGTCGGCCGAGCAGGCGGAGCAGGACCTGCGGATCATCGGCGCGGGGGGCACGCCGCGTGCGGACGCCGTGCGGGCGACCCCGTACTCCCCGACCGTCGCGGAGTTCCCGGCGCCGTCGCGGACCGCCCCGACGGCCCCGGTGCCACCGCCCGCGCCGACCCGGCCCGTCGGCGCCGCCGTCTCGAGCACGGCTCCGGTCCGCCCCGGGCGCGATCGCCGCACCGCCCTCACCCTGATCGCGGGCGTCGCCGTGCTCGCCCTGGCCGTGGCGGGGCTGACGTACGGGCTCCTCAACCGTGGCGGCGACGGCGGCGGCGCGGGCGGCGAGCACACCACCGGCCAGGCGGGCGGCGGCACTTCGCCGCGGGAGACCGAGGGCGAGAGCGCCTCCGGTGCGCAGAGCCCCGAGCCGACTGCGGGCGAGAGCCGTACGAGCGCTCCGGCGCCGCAGTCCGTGCGGGTGGCGCTGACGGGCTCGAACCTGGAGTACTCCGGGGCGTGTCCGCCGCCGAGCGGCGAGGCGCCCGCCTTCACGGCGACGTTCACGGTGGGGCGGCTGCCGGCGCAGGTCACCTATCGCTGGGTGTCCGAGGACGGTGACGTCATGGATCAGGGCTGGAAGACCCTGTCGTTCCCGGAGGGCGGGGGGCGGACCAAGCAGGACCGGGCGTTCGTGACGACGTACGACGACAGCGGGACCTTCGAGAACGAGATCAGTGTCGAGGTCCGCGACCCGGTGGAGACGAAGTCGAACTCGGTGCCGTTCTCGGTGACGTGTGAGACGGAGACCCCGACGGACGGGGTCTCGCCTACGCCTACCGAGTCACCGGACTCCTGA
- a CDS encoding urease accessory protein UreH domain-containing protein, with the protein MTPRRLFASGTAVLTAACALALFPSSPASAHPLGNFTVNRYDGLVAAPGELRVHHVEDLAEIPATQAKPDIEKAGMTAWARQRCADAARDSEVTVDGRSVELTPNSSHARVRPGQAGLDTLRVECRLTAPLPEDATVALGFRGAGARSGPGWREITARGDRMTLTGSDVPKESVSGELTKYPEELLSSPADTRTASLRVRPGGPALTESARDAPGASVLPRGADRWTRALDGLVSRNDLTLGFAALALLIAVFLGAMHALAPGHGKTIMAAVATARGGRARLKDVMPLAASVTVTHTLGVVALGLLITAGSAAAPSVITWLGIASGALVIAAGATLVRRAWHIREHGYGHGHDHAHDHEHTHERQPVLVAAHTRAATESAAPAPGHTHSPAPAHHHGHDHSHPHDHTHTHDHDHSHPHKHGLLTHTHGGFTHTHSTAPTLRGTILLGFAGGLVPSPSAVVVLVGAAALGKAWFGLLLVVAYGVGLALTLTAAGFAVVRLGTGVTRLLDRRPRWTTHPLTVFLRRTAPLASACLVVLLGAGLVFQGAASVLG; encoded by the coding sequence GTGACCCCTCGTCGGCTGTTCGCCTCCGGCACCGCCGTCCTCACGGCGGCCTGCGCGCTCGCCCTGTTCCCCTCCTCTCCGGCGAGCGCGCACCCGCTCGGCAACTTCACCGTCAACCGCTACGACGGCCTGGTCGCCGCACCCGGCGAACTGCGCGTCCACCACGTCGAGGACCTCGCCGAGATCCCGGCGACCCAGGCCAAGCCCGACATCGAGAAGGCGGGCATGACCGCGTGGGCCCGGCAGCGGTGCGCGGACGCCGCACGGGACAGCGAGGTCACCGTGGACGGCCGCAGCGTCGAGCTGACGCCGAACAGCAGCCACGCGCGCGTGCGGCCCGGTCAGGCGGGGCTCGACACGCTCCGGGTGGAGTGCCGGCTGACGGCACCGCTCCCCGAGGACGCGACGGTCGCCCTGGGCTTCCGTGGGGCGGGCGCGCGGTCCGGGCCCGGCTGGCGGGAGATCACGGCGCGCGGCGACCGGATGACGCTCACCGGGTCGGACGTGCCGAAGGAGTCGGTCTCCGGCGAACTGACCAAGTACCCCGAGGAGTTGCTCTCCTCCCCCGCCGACACCAGGACGGCCTCCCTGCGTGTCCGCCCCGGCGGCCCCGCTCTCACCGAGTCCGCGCGGGACGCCCCCGGCGCCTCGGTGCTGCCGCGCGGCGCCGACCGCTGGACGCGTGCCCTGGACGGCCTGGTCTCCCGTAACGACCTCACCCTCGGCTTCGCCGCGCTCGCCCTGCTGATCGCGGTCTTCCTGGGCGCCATGCACGCGCTCGCCCCGGGCCACGGCAAGACCATCATGGCCGCGGTGGCGACGGCACGCGGCGGCCGGGCGCGCCTGAAGGACGTCATGCCCCTGGCCGCCTCGGTGACGGTCACCCACACCCTGGGCGTGGTCGCCCTGGGACTGCTGATCACGGCCGGTTCGGCGGCGGCGCCGTCGGTGATCACCTGGCTGGGCATCGCGAGCGGCGCCCTGGTGATCGCGGCGGGCGCGACGCTCGTACGCCGGGCCTGGCACATCCGCGAGCACGGATACGGGCACGGACACGACCACGCACACGATCACGAGCACACCCACGAACGCCAACCGGTCCTGGTCGCCGCGCACACCCGTGCGGCGACGGAATCCGCCGCACCCGCACCGGGCCACACCCACTCCCCCGCACCCGCTCACCACCACGGGCACGACCACTCACACCCCCACGACCACACGCACACCCACGATCACGACCACTCGCACCCCCACAAACACGGCCTGCTCACCCACACCCACGGCGGCTTCACCCACACCCACTCCACCGCCCCCACCCTCCGCGGCACGATCCTCCTCGGCTTCGCCGGCGGGCTCGTGCCCAGCCCCTCCGCGGTCGTCGTGCTCGTCGGCGCCGCGGCGCTCGGCAAGGCGTGGTTCGGGCTGCTGCTGGTCGTGGCGTACGGCGTCGGACTCGCCCTCACCCTCACGGCGGCCGGGTTCGCCGTCGTCAGGCTGGGCACCGGGGTCACCCGCCTCCTGGACAGGCGCCCCCGCTGGACCACGCACCCGCTCACGGTCTTCCTGCGCAGGACCGCCCCGCTGGCATCCGCGTGCCTCGTCGTACTGCTCGGGGCCGGATTGGTGTTCCAGGGGGCGGCATCCGTACTCGGCTGA
- a CDS encoding tetratricopeptide repeat protein, which translates to MAPRTNDTPPENEGNDGNEKRVAAVRRVRAFQPVRRLRTRPVQGRSGGLGAAGPQGTGMGRGGGGEEKDGRRVAAVRRAAAAAARGHRTLHLAGCAALLAVALTAGSIALGAARDDNDRGIAPASAALSPGLLTGGDLDAGIASLQAHLRDQPRDFGSWATLGLAYVEQARTMGDPSRYPQAEQAFKRSLALKSDNDQALAGRAALAAARHDFEDALKYADQALEVNPYSERALCSRVDALVELGRYEDAAEAADTADDRRPGIPVFTRYAYVHELRGDVRTAERVLEQALSSAIAPGDVAYVATQLGQLAWNQGDYETALTHYARALAADENYLPALEGRARAQSASGDREGALKSLRDVVSRYPLPGPLVELGELYEAADDQAKAEDQYALVDAWTALARANGVNADLDTALAAADHGDKASALRAARAEWNRRHTVHTADALAWALHVNGKDEEALRYAREATATGYRNAAFRYHRGIIERATGNADNAREHLRAALKLNPGFSPLGAREARKALKDLEAAK; encoded by the coding sequence ATGGCCCCGCGCACGAACGACACCCCGCCGGAGAACGAGGGGAACGACGGGAACGAAAAGCGCGTCGCCGCCGTACGCCGCGTGCGTGCGTTCCAGCCCGTCCGGCGTTTGAGGACGAGGCCCGTTCAGGGCCGGAGCGGGGGTCTGGGGGCCGCGGGCCCCCAGGGGACGGGAATGGGTAGGGGCGGCGGGGGCGAGGAAAAGGATGGTCGGCGCGTCGCCGCCGTACGCCGCGCCGCAGCCGCAGCCGCCCGAGGCCACCGCACCCTGCACCTCGCCGGCTGCGCGGCCCTGCTGGCCGTAGCCCTCACCGCCGGCTCAATCGCCCTCGGCGCCGCACGCGACGACAACGACCGCGGCATCGCCCCCGCCTCCGCCGCCCTCTCCCCGGGCCTCCTCACCGGCGGCGACCTCGACGCCGGCATCGCCTCCCTCCAGGCCCATCTGCGCGACCAGCCGAGGGACTTCGGCAGTTGGGCGACCCTGGGTCTCGCGTATGTGGAACAGGCCCGCACCATGGGCGACCCCTCCCGCTACCCCCAGGCCGAACAGGCCTTCAAGCGATCGCTCGCGCTGAAGTCCGACAACGACCAGGCCCTGGCCGGCCGCGCCGCCCTCGCCGCGGCCCGGCACGACTTCGAGGACGCCCTGAAGTACGCCGACCAGGCCCTCGAGGTGAACCCGTACAGCGAGCGCGCCCTGTGCAGCAGGGTGGACGCCCTCGTCGAACTCGGCCGCTACGAAGACGCCGCCGAGGCCGCCGACACCGCCGACGACCGCCGCCCGGGCATCCCGGTCTTCACCCGGTACGCGTATGTGCACGAGCTGCGCGGCGACGTCCGCACGGCCGAGCGCGTGCTGGAACAGGCCCTCTCCTCCGCGATCGCCCCGGGCGACGTCGCCTACGTCGCCACCCAGCTGGGCCAACTCGCCTGGAACCAGGGCGACTACGAAACGGCCCTCACCCACTACGCCCGGGCCCTCGCCGCCGACGAGAACTACCTCCCCGCCCTGGAGGGCCGCGCCCGCGCCCAGTCGGCGAGCGGCGACAGGGAAGGCGCGCTCAAGAGCCTGCGGGACGTCGTCTCCCGCTACCCCCTCCCCGGCCCCCTCGTCGAACTCGGCGAGCTGTACGAGGCGGCCGACGACCAGGCCAAGGCCGAGGACCAGTACGCCCTGGTCGACGCCTGGACGGCCCTGGCCCGCGCCAACGGCGTCAACGCCGATCTGGACACCGCCCTCGCGGCCGCCGACCACGGCGACAAGGCCTCCGCCCTGCGCGCCGCCCGCGCCGAGTGGAACCGCCGCCACACCGTGCACACCGCGGACGCCCTCGCCTGGGCGCTGCACGTCAACGGCAAGGACGAGGAAGCCCTCCGCTACGCCCGCGAGGCGACGGCGACCGGCTACCGCAACGCCGCGTTCCGCTACCACCGAGGCATCATCGAGCGCGCCACGGGCAACGCCGACAACGCCCGCGAGCACCTGCGCGCCGCACTGAAGCTGAACCCGGGCTTCTCACCGCTGGGCGCCCGGGAAGCCCGTAAGGCGCTCAAGGACCTGGAGGCGGCCAAGTGA
- a CDS encoding DUF4331 domain-containing protein — MTPNSRSGAGRRSLATLVCGALAAGGLAAAGVTALEPGAASASSHREAPLISGTPQYDNTDVYAFVSPDKPDTTTIVANWIPFEEPAGGPNFFTFAEDAQYDLHIDNDGDAQGDLLYRFTFDTHTKNEKTFLYNTGPVESLDDPDLNITQTYDIELIKLKKQKLVSKTKIANDVPVAPSNVGKASMPDYAKLREQAVHELHGGTTTFAGQADDPFFLDLRVFDLLYGGNLSEVGNDTLKGYNVNSIALQVPTHMIAESADQPIVGIWSTTQRQNAKGYYEQVSRLGNPLVNEVVNPLKDKDKFNASAPWDDAQFLKNVTNPELPKLIEAIYKIPAPDEPREDLVDVFLKGVKDLNQPPHVTPSEMLRLNTSIKPTDKPKRLGVLDGDNAGFPNGRRLTDDVIDASLQVVEGELLGAKNDLGDAVDKNDKDFEKAFPYVALPTEGSRGPLAKGTDGETDVRSQLGDALQPAGAGGGTDNMTLIAGSAGAGALGVLLIGMALLWWRRMRDRAY, encoded by the coding sequence ATGACACCTAATTCCAGGAGCGGAGCGGGACGCAGGAGCCTCGCGACCCTTGTGTGTGGTGCGCTGGCCGCCGGTGGGCTCGCAGCCGCCGGCGTGACCGCGCTGGAACCGGGGGCGGCCTCCGCCTCCAGCCACCGGGAGGCCCCGCTGATCTCGGGGACGCCGCAGTACGACAACACGGACGTGTACGCGTTCGTCAGCCCGGACAAGCCGGACACGACGACGATCGTCGCCAACTGGATCCCCTTCGAGGAGCCGGCCGGCGGCCCGAACTTCTTCACGTTCGCCGAGGACGCCCAGTACGACCTCCACATCGACAACGACGGTGACGCGCAGGGCGACCTGCTCTACCGCTTCACCTTCGACACGCACACCAAGAACGAGAAGACGTTCCTGTACAACACGGGTCCGGTCGAGAGTCTGGACGATCCCGACCTCAACATCACGCAGACGTACGACATCGAGCTGATCAAGCTGAAGAAGCAGAAGCTGGTGTCGAAGACGAAGATCGCGAACGATGTGCCGGTGGCGCCGTCGAACGTCGGCAAGGCGTCGATGCCGGACTACGCCAAGCTGCGCGAGCAGGCCGTCCACGAGCTCCACGGCGGCACGACGACGTTCGCCGGCCAGGCCGACGACCCCTTCTTCCTCGACCTGCGGGTCTTCGACCTGCTGTACGGCGGGAACCTCTCCGAGGTCGGCAACGACACGCTCAAGGGCTACAACGTCAACTCGATAGCCCTGCAGGTCCCCACCCACATGATCGCCGAGTCGGCGGACCAGCCGATCGTCGGCATCTGGTCGACCACGCAGCGCCAGAACGCCAAGGGCTACTACGAGCAGGTCTCGCGGCTGGGCAACCCGCTGGTCAACGAGGTCGTCAACCCGCTGAAGGACAAGGACAAGTTCAACGCGTCCGCACCGTGGGACGACGCGCAGTTCCTGAAGAACGTCACCAACCCCGAGCTGCCGAAGCTCATCGAGGCGATCTACAAGATCCCGGCGCCGGACGAGCCGCGCGAGGACCTGGTCGACGTCTTCCTCAAGGGCGTCAAGGACCTCAACCAGCCGCCGCACGTCACTCCGTCGGAGATGCTGCGCCTGAACACCTCGATCAAGCCCACGGACAAGCCCAAGCGGCTCGGCGTCCTCGACGGCGACAACGCGGGCTTCCCGAACGGCCGTCGCCTCACCGACGACGTGATCGACGCCTCCCTCCAGGTCGTCGAGGGTGAACTCCTCGGCGCCAAGAACGACTTGGGCGACGCGGTCGACAAGAACGACAAGGACTTCGAGAAGGCCTTCCCGTACGTCGCCCTGCCGACCGAGGGCTCGCGCGGCCCGCTCGCCAAGGGCACCGACGGCGAGACCGACGTCCGCAGCCAGCTCGGCGACGCGCTGCAGCCGGCGGGCGCCGGCGGCGGCACGGACAACATGACCCTGATCGCCGGGTCCGCGGGCGCCGGCGCACTGGGCGTCCTGCTGATCGGCATGGCCCTGCTTTGGTGGCGCCGGATGCGGGACCGGGCGTACTGA